The Moorella glycerini genomic interval ATTGGTGGCTACTTCCGCAAATAGCGAGCCCGCCAGCAAGCTATCGAGAACTGTTAACAGTTCCGGGGGAAAGGCCTCCTGGACCGTCCAGGCCATGGCCTTTTTGACGGTAGACCAGTCGCTGCCCGGGTAAGCCCGCAGAGTTAGATCAAATTCATCGGCCAGCCCCAGCAGCAGGGCACCGGGGACGATGGCTCCGTCCTTAAGGCCCCGGGGGTAGCCGGAACCGTCCCAGCGCTCATGGTGATCCCGGATCATGGCCGCCACTTCCTCGCCCAGACCGGGAATGGGGGTAACCATGGCCGCCCCCCTGGCAGGATGGTCTTTGATCTCCGGGTTTTGCCAGGCTCCGGCCTTGAGCGTAAGGTGTACCAGGTGGTCGTCCAGGCCCATGGCACCAATGTCGTGAAGCAGGCCGGCATAAAAAACCGGCGTTGCCTGGCCGGGCAATACTTTTTGGGCCAGTTCCCGGGCCACCAGGGCTACCCGCCAGGCATGGTAAAGTTTGGTTTCTTCTTCCACATCCAGGATGGTTGATAAAGCCACCACCAGTTCCCGGAAAGAGCGGTCCTCCGGGCAGCTCACCGTGCCCCTCCCCCTTTATAAAAAAATCGCCCTTTATGCTGGTTATAAAGAGCGATTTCCCCTGGTATAGCTTTAATCTTCCTTAGCCCCTTTGTTTACCACCTTATTCAGGTCGGCAACAAGGCTGGCAACATCAATACCGTGGGCCATGGCTCCCTGCTCGATATTTTCAAAGCGTGCTGCCGCGCAGCCCAGGCAACCCATCCCATGCTCCATAAAAACCGGCACCGTCTGCGGGTACTTGCTGACTACTTCCGTAATGCTCATTTCCTTGGTAATGGTGGCCAAAG includes:
- a CDS encoding DUF1858 domain-containing protein, which encodes MSITEVVSKYPQTVPVFMEHGMGCLGCAAARFENIEQGAMAHGIDVASLVADLNKVVNKGAKED